In the Chroococcidiopsis sp. SAG 2025 genome, one interval contains:
- a CDS encoding NblA/ycf18 family protein: MSHPIELSLEQQFNIRSFETQVEKMDREQAQDFLVKLYRQMVMREATYKELLKHHWGIDGGNWQ; encoded by the coding sequence ATGAGTCACCCAATTGAACTCTCACTCGAACAGCAATTCAACATCCGCTCGTTTGAAACTCAGGTGGAGAAAATGGATCGAGAACAGGCACAAGACTTCCTCGTAAAGTTATATCGTCAAATGGTCATGCGCGAAGCAACCTATAAGGAATTGCTTAAGCACCATTGGGGTATAGACGGAGGTAATTGGCAATAA
- a CDS encoding creatininase family protein → MLLHLSTWLEVEAYLEHSQGVIMPIGSTEQHGPTGLIGTDAICAEAIAKGVGEATQALVAPTINIGMALHHTAFPGSMSLRPSTMIQVVKEYVTCLAKARFTKFFFINGHGGNIATLKAAFSETYAHLADLNLPNADNVKCYLGNWFMCGSVYQLAKELYGDKEGSHATPSEVALTQYVYPEAIKQAPLSPEVGRGYKIYGAEDFRRRYPDGRMGSDPALATPEHGKQFYELAVKELSHTYLEFVNGE, encoded by the coding sequence ATGTTATTACATCTGAGTACCTGGCTGGAAGTAGAAGCATATCTAGAGCATTCCCAAGGCGTAATTATGCCAATTGGTTCTACAGAGCAACATGGACCTACAGGACTGATTGGAACGGATGCGATTTGTGCAGAAGCGATCGCTAAAGGAGTCGGAGAGGCGACGCAAGCACTGGTTGCACCTACAATCAACATTGGGATGGCACTGCACCACACTGCTTTTCCTGGTTCTATGAGCCTGCGACCCAGCACGATGATTCAGGTGGTGAAAGAATACGTGACTTGTCTAGCAAAGGCTAGATTTACTAAATTCTTCTTTATCAACGGTCACGGTGGCAACATTGCCACCCTAAAAGCAGCATTTTCCGAAACCTACGCTCATTTAGCCGACCTCAACCTACCTAATGCTGATAACGTCAAGTGCTACCTGGGTAACTGGTTTATGTGCGGCTCTGTCTACCAGCTAGCAAAAGAATTATACGGCGACAAAGAAGGCTCTCATGCTACGCCGAGCGAAGTTGCACTCACCCAGTACGTTTATCCAGAAGCAATCAAACAAGCACCTCTATCGCCAGAAGTGGGGAGAGGATATAAAATTTACGGTGCAGAAGATTTCCGCCGTCGTTATCCTGATGGCAGAATGGGTTCCGATCCCGCCTTAGCAACCCCCGAACACGGGAAGCAGTTCTATGAGTTAGCGGTGAAGGAGTTGAGTCATACTTATCTAGAATTTGTGAATGGGGAGTAG
- a CDS encoding bifunctional 4-hydroxy-2-oxoglutarate aldolase/2-dehydro-3-deoxy-phosphogluconate aldolase: MFNDSWLKLLQQNRAIAVIRANKIELGCQMAKAVAAGGMQLIEVTWNSGRPADLISQLRRELPTCTIGTGTILTLEQLQQAIASGAQFLFTPHVDSVLIQAAVALGIPIAPGALSPTEIVTAWTAGASCVKVFPVQALGGVSYIKSLQAPLGNIPLIPTGGVTLENAKEFIAAGAIAVGLSGQLFPKNFIEAENWEAIAQLAKTLMLGVGSRE; the protein is encoded by the coding sequence ATGTTTAACGATTCATGGTTGAAGTTATTGCAGCAAAATAGAGCGATCGCTGTGATCCGTGCCAATAAAATTGAGCTAGGTTGTCAAATGGCAAAAGCGGTAGCAGCAGGAGGAATGCAGTTAATCGAAGTTACTTGGAATAGCGGTCGCCCCGCCGATTTGATTTCGCAACTGCGCCGCGAGTTACCGACTTGTACAATTGGTACGGGAACGATTCTAACTTTAGAACAACTGCAACAGGCGATCGCCTCTGGAGCGCAATTTCTCTTCACTCCCCATGTCGATTCTGTCTTAATTCAAGCTGCTGTAGCTCTGGGTATACCGATCGCACCAGGGGCGCTCTCTCCCACAGAAATTGTTACGGCGTGGACGGCGGGAGCGAGTTGCGTCAAAGTGTTTCCCGTGCAAGCACTAGGAGGCGTTAGCTATATTAAGAGCCTGCAAGCACCCTTGGGGAATATTCCTTTAATTCCTACAGGAGGAGTGACATTAGAAAATGCCAAAGAATTTATTGCAGCGGGTGCGATCGCGGTAGGCTTATCCGGTCAGTTATTTCCCAAAAATTTTATTGAAGCAGAAAATTGGGAGGCGATCGCGCAATTGGCTAAAACTCTCATGTTAGGAGTCGGGAGTCGGGAATAA
- a CDS encoding DUF2382 domain-containing protein, which translates to MALHTLVDFDPNYQQILDGDDVKRLEVYTEEGQKVGSVTDALLDNEGRFRYLVIDYRFDVTGKQILIPIGLTRIDYDRQRIYVNDLSYAQVARLPEYSDRHAVDYDYEERVRNVYRATNEQGIGSERETYNYQQDASLYNLNEQNHLTFKLYEERLVANKKRVKAGEVAIGKLVETEIERVEMPITKERLVIERLPASDTNIVAADVPMFAEGEVARVELHAETPEIYKEAFVREEVKVKKVIEQDIVEATETVRHQELDVTVKGQLDVDVVNRMRDRD; encoded by the coding sequence ATGGCACTACACACGCTTGTAGACTTCGATCCTAATTATCAACAGATTCTTGATGGGGATGATGTCAAACGGTTGGAAGTCTATACAGAAGAAGGACAAAAAGTTGGCTCGGTGACTGACGCACTACTCGATAATGAAGGTCGATTTCGTTATCTAGTGATTGATTATCGTTTTGATGTGACAGGAAAGCAAATATTAATTCCAATTGGACTCACTCGAATTGATTATGACCGACAACGAATTTACGTCAACGATTTGAGTTACGCTCAAGTGGCACGACTGCCAGAATATAGCGATCGCCATGCCGTTGACTATGATTACGAAGAACGAGTACGCAATGTTTATCGTGCAACTAACGAGCAGGGTATCGGCTCCGAGCGCGAGACGTACAACTATCAACAAGATGCATCTTTATATAATTTAAACGAGCAAAATCACCTGACTTTTAAACTTTATGAAGAAAGACTAGTAGCTAATAAGAAGCGCGTTAAAGCTGGAGAAGTTGCGATCGGCAAACTTGTTGAAACAGAAATAGAACGGGTAGAAATGCCAATTACTAAAGAGCGATTGGTCATTGAGAGATTGCCTGCCTCAGATACCAATATAGTTGCTGCCGACGTACCTATGTTTGCTGAGGGAGAAGTTGCGCGGGTAGAGCTGCACGCAGAAACGCCAGAAATTTACAAAGAAGCTTTTGTCAGAGAAGAAGTCAAAGTTAAAAAAGTAATAGAACAAGATATTGTAGAAGCAACAGAAACAGTGCGCCATCAAGAACTAGATGTAACAGTTAAAGGTCAGTTAGACGTAGATGTAGTTAATCGGATGCGCGATCGCGATTAG
- a CDS encoding DUF2382 domain-containing protein, which produces MALHKISDFDPDYRSSFDDRDMKGYSVYSENDEKIGSVSDILVDEEGRFRYFIVDLGFWIFGKKVLLPMGRSRIDYNADRIYATGLTREQAENLPEYNEHDLVDYDYEERVRGVYRTPNYGTASTMGTMGTMGTMGSTAAAPIEREATLDATAPLDPSPSNTGYTAAASYNRDTYKYDDHDSDLYNLNEQNHQSLKLYEERLIANKRRVKTGEVTIGKHVEVETERVAVPVEKERVVIERVTPTDAGRPVAPGEVDFREGEVARMEVYEETPEIRKEAFVREEVKVKKVVDQQTVNAEETVRREELDVNTGNLPVDENRDRI; this is translated from the coding sequence ATGGCTTTGCATAAAATCTCAGATTTCGATCCCGATTATCGCAGCAGCTTTGACGATCGCGATATGAAAGGGTACTCTGTATATTCAGAAAATGACGAAAAGATCGGCTCAGTTAGTGACATTTTAGTAGATGAAGAAGGGCGCTTCCGCTACTTTATAGTAGATCTAGGTTTTTGGATTTTTGGCAAAAAAGTTTTGTTGCCAATGGGTCGCTCCAGAATTGATTACAATGCAGACCGTATATATGCAACTGGTTTGACTCGCGAGCAAGCAGAAAATTTACCAGAATATAACGAACACGATTTAGTCGATTACGACTACGAAGAGAGAGTTAGAGGAGTATATCGTACCCCAAATTATGGTACAGCAAGTACGATGGGTACGATGGGTACGATGGGTACGATGGGTTCAACCGCAGCTGCTCCAATCGAGCGTGAGGCTACACTTGATGCAACTGCACCGCTAGATCCATCTCCTTCTAATACAGGCTACACAGCAGCTGCTAGCTACAATCGCGACACATACAAGTATGACGACCACGATTCAGACTTGTACAATCTTAACGAGCAGAACCACCAGAGCCTCAAACTCTACGAAGAAAGATTGATTGCCAACAAGCGTCGCGTCAAGACTGGGGAAGTTACAATCGGTAAGCACGTAGAGGTCGAAACAGAAAGAGTGGCAGTACCCGTAGAAAAAGAGCGAGTCGTCATCGAGCGCGTGACACCGACGGATGCTGGTAGACCTGTAGCACCTGGCGAAGTAGACTTCCGGGAGGGAGAAGTAGCACGGATGGAAGTTTATGAAGAAACGCCTGAAATTCGTAAAGAAGCGTTCGTGCGTGAAGAAGTTAAAGTGAAAAAGGTTGTAGACCAACAAACTGTTAACGCCGAAGAAACAGTCCGGCGCGAAGAGTTGGATGTAAATACTGGTAACTTGCCAGTTGATGAAAACCGCGATCGCATCTAA
- the sat gene encoding sulfate adenylyltransferase yields the protein MTSDRIDGIAPHGGQLINRIANHAQRLEFLDKADFLPRVQLDERAVSDLQMIAIGAFSPLTGFMAQADYQSVVDNMRLSNGLPWSIPITLSVSEEVAAPLKEGSLVRLDDKSDRFIGVLELSQKYRYDKIREAASVYRTDDEAHPGVAVVYNQGEVNLAGSIWLLHRDPHPLFPDYQIDPAKSRELFRENGWRTVVGFQTRNPIHRAHEYIIKCALEIVDGLFLHPLVGVTKSDDISAEVRMRCYEIMQELYFPESRVILAINPASMRYAGPREAIFHALIRKNYGCTHFIVGRDHAGVGDYYGTYDAQHIFDEFEPKELGIMPLKFEHAFYCKRTLQMATTKTSPSRPEERIHLSGTKVREMLRRGELPPPEFSRPEVAAELAKAMNITQYEI from the coding sequence ATGACGAGCGATCGCATAGATGGTATTGCTCCCCACGGCGGACAATTAATTAACCGCATTGCCAACCACGCACAGCGTCTAGAATTCCTAGACAAGGCTGATTTTCTGCCTAGAGTCCAGTTAGACGAACGGGCAGTTTCCGATTTGCAAATGATTGCAATTGGTGCATTCAGTCCCTTGACTGGATTTATGGCACAAGCAGACTATCAGTCAGTCGTTGACAATATGCGTCTGAGTAACGGTCTACCTTGGTCAATTCCCATTACTCTCTCTGTCAGCGAAGAAGTTGCAGCCCCACTGAAAGAAGGTAGTTTAGTCCGGCTAGACGATAAAAGCGATCGCTTTATTGGAGTTTTAGAACTATCACAAAAGTATCGTTATGACAAAATCCGTGAAGCAGCCAGCGTTTACCGCACCGATGACGAAGCACATCCTGGCGTAGCCGTTGTTTACAACCAAGGTGAAGTTAACCTAGCGGGTTCCATTTGGTTGTTACACCGCGATCCACACCCTTTATTTCCCGACTATCAAATCGATCCAGCCAAATCTCGCGAACTTTTTAGAGAAAACGGTTGGCGCACAGTCGTTGGTTTTCAGACACGTAACCCCATCCACAGAGCGCACGAATATATTATCAAGTGCGCCCTCGAAATTGTCGATGGTTTATTCCTACATCCATTAGTAGGGGTAACAAAAAGCGATGATATTTCTGCCGAAGTGCGGATGCGTTGCTATGAAATTATGCAGGAACTCTACTTTCCTGAAAGCAGAGTCATTCTAGCAATCAATCCTGCTTCCATGCGCTATGCGGGTCCTAGGGAAGCAATTTTCCACGCTCTCATCCGCAAAAACTACGGCTGCACCCACTTTATAGTCGGACGCGATCATGCTGGAGTAGGAGACTACTACGGTACGTATGACGCTCAACATATTTTTGACGAGTTTGAGCCAAAAGAATTAGGAATTATGCCATTAAAATTTGAACACGCCTTCTACTGCAAGCGGACTCTGCAAATGGCAACTACCAAAACCAGCCCTTCTCGACCCGAAGAACGAATTCACCTATCGGGAACAAAAGTCAGGGAGATGTTACGGCGGGGTGAACTGCCACCACCAGAATTCTCCCGACCGGAAGTTGCAGCAGAACTAGCTAAAGCCATGAATATCACCCAATATGAGATTTAA
- a CDS encoding caspase family protein: MKRRDFLRRLAQAIATLGVVDAGWLQIGDRYAHALAQPTGRKLALLVGINQYPATLSLGGCLTDVALQRELLVHRFGFNPADILTLTDRQATRKQVEAAFLEHLTQQTKTGDTVVFHFSGYGRRVFEGVGSREQGAGGAEGAKNNRQLSAVNQQPTTNNQFPINSLVCADGEDLLDETLWLLLRSLPTKQIATFLDTSFSTPVKILPGNLRVRSFPQTLPGQVSAAELAFQQQLQQDFLCQGILNRIACGSIDASIKPTPTANIPGVAIAAASPTQSAIETAWNGFSAGLFTYALTQHLWEATPATTVQVSLSRVSGTVEQLVGNEQQPQVNSQKNPQSALTDYLSQEPSISADGVVMAVEEDKKSAQLWLAGLPPTVLAYYEAGSKLNLVSLDKGDKGTRGQERGRQGKRLTPHSSLLTPSITSAIAEWLNCKSSSRGCFWQ; encoded by the coding sequence ATGAAGCGGCGAGATTTTCTGAGACGATTAGCTCAAGCGATCGCAACATTGGGTGTGGTTGATGCTGGGTGGCTGCAAATAGGCGATCGCTATGCCCATGCACTCGCCCAGCCTACGGGACGGAAATTAGCTCTGTTGGTAGGCATTAACCAATATCCCGCTACTTTGTCTTTGGGCGGTTGCCTAACAGATGTGGCACTACAAAGAGAACTGCTCGTTCACCGATTTGGTTTCAATCCAGCTGATATTCTTACCCTTACCGATCGACAAGCCACGCGAAAACAAGTTGAAGCTGCTTTTCTAGAACATCTCACCCAGCAAACCAAAACTGGGGATACCGTTGTTTTTCACTTTAGCGGCTACGGGCGGCGCGTTTTTGAGGGAGTAGGGAGCAGGGAGCAGGGAGCAGGGGGAGCTGAGGGAGCAAAAAACAACCGTCAACTGTCAGCCGTCAACCAGCAACCAACAACCAACAACCAATTTCCTATCAATAGTTTAGTTTGTGCTGATGGTGAAGATCTTCTAGATGAGACTTTATGGCTGCTATTGCGATCGCTACCGACTAAACAAATTGCCACTTTTCTCGATACGAGTTTTAGCACTCCTGTGAAGATTCTTCCAGGTAATCTGCGCGTGCGCTCTTTTCCGCAAACGCTACCAGGACAAGTCAGTGCAGCCGAACTTGCCTTTCAACAACAGCTTCAACAAGACTTCCTTTGCCAAGGTATTTTAAATCGGATTGCTTGCGGAAGCATAGATGCTTCAATTAAACCTACACCGACTGCCAATATCCCTGGTGTTGCGATCGCAGCAGCTAGCCCTACCCAAAGTGCTATTGAGACAGCTTGGAATGGTTTTAGCGCTGGACTGTTTACCTATGCCTTAACTCAACACCTCTGGGAAGCAACTCCAGCAACAACAGTACAAGTCAGTCTCAGCCGTGTCAGTGGCACAGTAGAGCAATTAGTAGGTAACGAGCAGCAGCCACAAGTCAACAGTCAAAAAAATCCCCAGTCCGCTCTCACCGACTACCTCAGTCAGGAACCCAGCATAAGTGCAGATGGTGTTGTAATGGCTGTAGAAGAAGACAAAAAGAGCGCTCAGTTATGGCTGGCAGGACTACCACCTACAGTCCTTGCCTACTACGAGGCTGGTTCTAAATTAAATTTGGTTTCTTTGGACAAGGGGGACAAGGGGACAAGGGGACAAGAGAGGGGGAGACAAGGAAAACGCCTCACTCCTCACTCCTCGCTCCTCACCCCTTCAATTACAAGTGCGATCGCGGAATGGCTTAATTGCAAAAGCTCAAGTCGTGGGTGCTTCTGGCAATGA
- a CDS encoding DUF4384 domain-containing protein, translating into MRSRNGLIAKAQVVGASGNDSPQVGQLVQEAVRVLPRNIRLIIALDPSLERIERVDATSAFAAMPFVSLATTSEQLADYVFGLVPPPKSAETAIVANAGSPASRYGLFTLDRQSIPNTTGEFGEAVKVAVQRLSPKLQTLLAAKIWRLTTNDGSSRLNVKATLEMLDPENRVLMQRETLRSPQEETPTLIGKLKKQLPTPPDTIPAIPIGSRIQYRVQNNGDRPVHLLLLGLDSSKSAIALYSSQLPTDNNESNSKPILKDIEIAPGETATVPQSTANFTWTIHKPTGLAEHQLIFSSASFTQTLAVLANTDRDLDEPESIGVLSNPLEVVQAVMKDLQDASAIAPPRITASASNDAVSPSSDTYALDVNDWASLSFVYQVVS; encoded by the coding sequence GTGCGATCGCGGAATGGCTTAATTGCAAAAGCTCAAGTCGTGGGTGCTTCTGGCAATGATTCTCCGCAAGTCGGACAGTTAGTACAAGAAGCCGTCAGAGTTTTACCCCGTAATATTCGCTTGATTATTGCTCTCGATCCGAGCCTAGAACGCATCGAACGGGTAGATGCTACCAGTGCATTTGCGGCTATGCCTTTCGTGTCCCTTGCTACGACGAGCGAACAATTAGCAGATTATGTATTTGGTTTAGTTCCTCCGCCGAAATCGGCAGAAACAGCAATTGTCGCAAATGCTGGTTCGCCTGCATCTCGCTACGGTTTATTTACACTCGATCGCCAATCAATCCCGAATACAACTGGAGAATTCGGCGAAGCGGTAAAAGTTGCCGTGCAACGGTTGTCACCTAAGCTACAAACTCTATTAGCTGCTAAAATTTGGCGGCTGACAACCAACGACGGTTCTTCTCGTCTCAACGTCAAAGCAACTTTGGAAATGCTCGATCCCGAAAACAGAGTGTTAATGCAACGGGAAACCCTGCGATCGCCACAAGAAGAAACACCGACTCTTATCGGAAAACTCAAAAAACAACTGCCGACTCCCCCCGATACTATTCCTGCTATACCAATCGGTAGCCGCATTCAATATCGAGTCCAGAATAACGGCGATCGCCCGGTACATTTACTCTTACTAGGCTTAGATAGCAGCAAAAGCGCGATCGCCCTTTACTCTTCTCAATTACCTACCGATAATAACGAGTCTAATTCTAAGCCAATTCTTAAGGATATAGAGATTGCACCAGGAGAGACGGCGACCGTACCGCAATCCACAGCTAATTTTACCTGGACGATTCACAAACCAACTGGGTTGGCAGAGCATCAACTGATTTTTAGTAGTGCCAGCTTTACGCAAACTTTAGCAGTCTTGGCAAATACCGATCGGGATCTCGACGAGCCAGAATCCATTGGAGTTTTATCCAATCCCTTAGAAGTGGTTCAAGCTGTCATGAAAGATTTACAGGATGCCAGTGCGATCGCCCCTCCACGCATCACTGCTAGCGCCAGCAATGACGCTGTTAGCCCTTCTTCAGATACTTACGCTCTTGATGTCAACGACTGGGCAAGTCTGAGCTTTGTTTATCAGGTAGTAAGCTAG